The Paracoccus sp. MC1862 genome includes a window with the following:
- a CDS encoding histidine phosphatase family protein: MTPLGHCRLILTRHAKSDWDDPTLPDHDRPLNARGLRSARALGDWLASRGYEPEEVLCSSSRRTRETWDCVAQAVFETRPDLRIEPALYHAAPELMLRVLKTATAPTVMMIGHNPGIAAFAAMLPARPPLDPQFRRYPTAATLVVDFQSDNWAEIEPGQGSVRDFVRLDGRD, encoded by the coding sequence ATGACACCGCTGGGACATTGCCGCCTGATTCTGACACGCCATGCCAAGTCCGACTGGGACGACCCGACGCTGCCCGACCACGACCGCCCGCTGAACGCGCGCGGCCTCCGCTCGGCCCGCGCGCTGGGCGACTGGCTGGCAAGCCGCGGCTACGAGCCCGAGGAAGTGCTGTGCTCCTCGTCCCGGCGAACGCGCGAGACCTGGGACTGCGTGGCCCAGGCCGTGTTCGAGACCCGGCCCGACCTGCGGATCGAGCCGGCCCTCTACCACGCCGCCCCCGAGTTGATGCTGCGGGTTCTGAAGACCGCGACGGCGCCTACGGTGATGATGATCGGCCACAACCCCGGCATCGCCGCCTTTGCCGCGATGCTGCCCGCCCGTCCGCCGTTGGACCCGCAGTTCCGCCGCTATCCGACGGCAGCCACGCTGGTGGTCGATTTCCAGTCCGACAACTGGGCCGAAATCGAGCCGGGGCAGGGCAGCGTCCGCGATTTCGTCCGGCTCGACGGGCGGGACTGA
- the argB gene encoding acetylglutamate kinase yields the protein MDRDFVTTARTLSEALPYMQRYAGAVVVVKFGGNAMGDDAAMAEFAKDIVLMKQVGIHPVVVHGGGPMINDLLNRLGIESRFVRGKRVTTVEAVQVVEMVLSGLVNKRIVQAINDAGGRAIGISGKDDDLMVCEADDPELGFVGRPIEMNVQIIRDLYLAGLIPVIAPVATGMADNETFNVNGDTAAGAIAGALKADRLLLLTDVAGVKDGSGQVLTQIHPDQVRAMIADGTIAGGMIPKTETALAALDEGVRAVVILDGRVPHAALLELFTEQGAGSLIRSSEPRVKPHGLRQGGSGL from the coding sequence ATGGATCGAGACTTCGTCACCACCGCCCGCACCCTGTCCGAGGCGCTGCCCTACATGCAGCGCTACGCGGGCGCCGTAGTCGTCGTGAAGTTCGGCGGCAACGCAATGGGCGACGACGCCGCCATGGCCGAGTTCGCCAAGGACATCGTGCTGATGAAGCAGGTGGGCATCCACCCGGTCGTCGTTCACGGCGGCGGGCCGATGATCAACGACCTGCTGAACCGGCTGGGCATCGAAAGCCGCTTTGTCCGCGGCAAGCGCGTCACCACCGTCGAGGCCGTGCAGGTGGTGGAAATGGTGCTGTCGGGCCTCGTCAACAAGCGCATCGTGCAGGCCATCAACGACGCGGGCGGGCGGGCCATAGGGATTTCCGGCAAGGACGACGACCTGATGGTCTGCGAGGCTGACGACCCCGAACTGGGCTTCGTCGGGCGCCCCATCGAGATGAACGTGCAGATCATCCGCGACCTTTACCTTGCCGGGCTGATCCCGGTGATCGCGCCGGTGGCGACCGGCATGGCCGACAACGAGACCTTCAACGTAAACGGCGACACCGCCGCAGGCGCCATCGCCGGCGCGCTCAAGGCCGACCGTCTGCTGCTGCTGACCGACGTGGCGGGGGTCAAGGACGGCTCGGGGCAGGTCCTGACCCAGATCCACCCCGACCAGGTGCGGGCGATGATCGCTGACGGCACCATCGCCGGCGGCATGATCCCCAAGACCGAAACGGCGCTTGCGGCGCTGGACGAGGGCGTGCGCGCCGTCGTGATCCTGGACGGGCGGGTGCCCCATGCGGCGCTGCTGGAACTGTTCACCGAGCAGGGCGCGGGCAGCCTGATCCGGTCCAGCGAGCCCCGGGTCAAGCCTCATGGGCTGCGGCAGGGCGGCAGCGGCCTGTGA